One Luteolibacter rhizosphaerae DNA segment encodes these proteins:
- a CDS encoding F0F1 ATP synthase subunit epsilon: MALHLEIVTPEKKIFSDTVGNVYLPGADGELGILDGHAALVTALQPGELRYEKNGQTVSMAIGTGFAEVTEHRVNVLTDLAADADQIDEAKVEAAMKRAEEQLAGISHDNDAEEVAHLQAIIAKSMAQLRLKRRNHN; encoded by the coding sequence ATGGCTCTCCACCTCGAAATCGTCACCCCGGAGAAAAAGATCTTCTCCGACACCGTCGGCAACGTCTACCTGCCCGGGGCTGATGGCGAGCTTGGCATTCTCGACGGCCACGCCGCCTTGGTGACCGCGCTTCAGCCGGGCGAGCTTCGCTACGAGAAGAACGGCCAGACCGTCTCCATGGCCATCGGCACCGGCTTCGCCGAAGTCACCGAGCACCGCGTGAACGTCCTCACCGACCTCGCCGCGGATGCCGACCAGATCGACGAAGCCAAGGTCGAAGCCGCCATGAAGCGTGCGGAAGAGCAGCTCGCCGGCATCAGCCACGACAACGATGCCGAAGAGGTGGCTCACCTCCAGGCCATCATCGCCAAGTCGATGGCCCAGCTCCGCCTCAAGCGCCGCAACCACAACTAA
- a CDS encoding DUF4394 domain-containing protein has translation MRASSLLALLATVPCYAGISPTIGKPGIGFYVLTDDNRLVSFCDTAVASASPPMAITGLQSGDSLVAIDVRPLNQQLYGLARNTTSGGLALYHLSPETGTANLVGPAQPLVDASGTPVATAANRFDIDFNPAVDRLRIVSTSGLNVRMNPNTGDYLDSSETTAGMNPDGPINGATTGVDGTAYTNNDPVTGITTQYTFDSSTDSIYIQNAPNSGTQTEGKTVTISQIVGITAVRGFDIAPGVNAPSSNAAAPGSAYAILSTGLGFTNLYRINLANGSPTFLGALSGYTARSLAIRTQLPVAVGLSEGGSNLVLFRTTNPGVANTIPLNTASLASGETLVGIDFRPLNGQLMGLGVNADANSASLYLLDPKTGAMAMVGIAGQAQFVEADGTTPVDLPVPTSGYGFDFNPTADRIRVVTPSGLNFRINPTNGAPVDGNYGGAAGSVSGVNPDGNISGGGTRAMETAYTNSYANSAAGSTTQYTLNSSNDSLWIQNPPNSGTQTQQKVVKVGSTTVDFSAVCGFDITAEGGTSGASNTPSNGHGWAALRTGSSTGLYRIELSTGAAINKGPISGGGSIAGLAVAGEAGNGHIPISWPSGIGSVYSIETSEDLINWTPYAYKITATQTTTTVPVPRYEGEKRRYWRIVLP, from the coding sequence ATGAGAGCTTCCTCCCTGCTCGCGCTTCTGGCGACAGTGCCCTGTTACGCCGGCATTTCCCCTACCATCGGCAAGCCGGGGATCGGCTTTTATGTGCTGACGGATGACAACCGTCTGGTCTCTTTCTGCGACACGGCGGTAGCCAGCGCCAGCCCGCCGATGGCTATCACCGGGCTGCAGTCCGGTGATTCGCTGGTGGCGATCGACGTGCGGCCACTGAACCAGCAGCTCTACGGGCTGGCCCGGAACACGACAAGCGGCGGCCTGGCACTCTACCACCTGAGCCCGGAGACGGGTACGGCGAACCTCGTCGGTCCAGCTCAGCCTTTGGTCGACGCAAGCGGCACGCCAGTAGCAACTGCAGCGAACCGCTTTGACATCGATTTCAACCCGGCCGTGGACCGCCTGCGGATCGTCTCCACCAGCGGTCTGAATGTGAGAATGAATCCGAACACGGGAGACTATCTGGACAGTAGCGAGACGACAGCTGGAATGAATCCGGACGGACCGATCAACGGCGCGACCACGGGAGTGGACGGGACGGCCTACACGAACAATGACCCGGTGACGGGGATCACGACGCAATACACCTTCGATTCCTCCACGGACAGCATCTACATCCAGAATGCGCCCAACTCGGGAACACAAACCGAGGGGAAGACGGTGACGATTTCCCAGATCGTGGGGATCACGGCGGTGCGGGGATTCGACATCGCGCCGGGGGTGAATGCTCCGAGCAGCAACGCGGCGGCGCCCGGATCCGCCTACGCGATCCTGAGCACAGGCTTGGGCTTCACCAACCTGTATCGGATCAATCTGGCCAACGGTAGCCCGACCTTCCTCGGTGCGCTGAGCGGGTACACGGCGCGAAGTCTCGCGATCCGGACCCAACTTCCGGTAGCGGTGGGACTGAGCGAAGGCGGATCCAACCTTGTCCTCTTCAGAACCACGAATCCGGGAGTGGCGAACACCATCCCGCTCAATACCGCATCTCTAGCCAGCGGGGAGACGCTGGTGGGCATCGATTTCCGACCGCTGAACGGCCAGCTGATGGGTCTGGGAGTGAATGCGGATGCCAATAGTGCCAGCCTGTATCTGCTGGATCCAAAGACCGGGGCAATGGCGATGGTGGGCATTGCAGGCCAAGCCCAGTTCGTGGAGGCCGACGGCACGACGCCAGTCGATCTACCGGTGCCAACTTCCGGCTACGGCTTCGATTTCAATCCGACTGCGGACCGGATCCGGGTGGTGACTCCGTCCGGCCTCAACTTCCGGATCAATCCGACCAACGGTGCTCCAGTCGACGGGAACTACGGCGGTGCAGCCGGGTCCGTGTCGGGAGTCAACCCGGACGGCAACATCAGCGGAGGGGGAACCCGGGCGATGGAGACGGCCTACACCAACTCTTATGCCAACAGTGCGGCGGGTAGCACGACGCAGTATACGCTCAACTCCTCCAACGACTCGCTGTGGATCCAGAACCCGCCCAACTCGGGAACTCAGACGCAGCAAAAGGTGGTGAAAGTAGGGAGCACGACGGTGGATTTCTCCGCAGTATGCGGGTTCGACATCACGGCGGAGGGCGGGACGAGCGGCGCGAGCAACACGCCATCGAACGGCCATGGATGGGCCGCGCTGAGGACGGGGTCGAGCACGGGCTTGTATCGCATCGAGCTCTCGACCGGGGCGGCGATCAACAAGGGACCGATCAGCGGCGGCGGATCCATTGCGGGGCTAGCGGTGGCCGGTGAAGCCGGAAACGGACACATCCCGATCTCATGGCCTTCCGGGATCGGTTCGGTTTATTCCATCGAGACCTCCGAGGACCTGATCAACTGGACGCCCTACGCCTACAAAATTACAGCAACGCAAACGACGACCACGGTGCCGGTGCCACGATACGAGGGCGAGAAGCGGCGCTACTGGCGGATCGTGCTTCCATGA
- the ispG gene encoding (E)-4-hydroxy-3-methylbut-2-enyl-diphosphate synthase — protein sequence MSDHALLRYCPDLLAYNRRLTRPVMVGHVGIGGGNPIRVQSMITSDTRDTPACVAEVLQLAEAGCEIVRITAQTKVYAANLENIAREVRAAGCQVPLVADIHFKPDAALEAAKWVEKVRVNPGNYADKKKFEVREYTDAEYFEELERIREEFAPLVDLCKSLGRAMRIGTNHGSLSDRIMNRYGDSPLGMVESALEFARIAREMDYHNFVFSMKASNPKVMIEAYRLLVARLGQEGSDWNYPIHLGVTEAGDGEDGRIKSAIGIGSLLADGIGDTIRVSLTEDPVFEVPVAQALAAPFQQKPSVVEQHDLVPSYDPFSYERRKSGVMEVMGHELGGDKTVRVFTTQEKWNAVAHKIAKMGDFKPEIILEKSGVVAIDPRDEAALSALNHGTATQLVTVADGVDLDVIAAFRMLAFRLDARHPILLKDTLTPATESGDFVETLLVAARHIGSLLCDGIGDAVIIQCEPAPGQSLRLSYNILQAAGTRIFKTDYVACPSCGRTLFNLQSTTQKIRASTGHLKGVRIAVMGCIVNGPGEMADADFGYVGGAPGKINLYVGKQAVKFNIPEAEAVERLIDLIREHGKWIDAPTGETVEV from the coding sequence ATGAGCGACCACGCGCTGCTGCGATATTGCCCCGACCTCTTGGCCTACAACCGCCGCCTGACCCGGCCGGTCATGGTCGGCCACGTGGGCATCGGCGGCGGCAACCCGATCCGCGTGCAGTCGATGATCACCTCCGACACCCGCGATACTCCCGCTTGCGTCGCGGAGGTTCTCCAGTTGGCGGAGGCCGGCTGCGAGATCGTCCGCATCACCGCCCAGACCAAGGTTTACGCCGCGAATCTGGAGAACATCGCCCGTGAAGTCCGCGCCGCCGGCTGCCAGGTTCCCCTCGTCGCCGATATCCACTTCAAGCCGGATGCCGCCCTTGAAGCTGCCAAGTGGGTCGAGAAGGTCCGCGTGAACCCCGGGAACTACGCCGACAAGAAGAAGTTCGAAGTCCGCGAGTACACGGATGCAGAGTACTTCGAGGAACTCGAGCGCATCCGCGAGGAGTTCGCTCCCCTCGTCGATCTCTGCAAGTCGCTCGGTCGCGCCATGCGCATCGGCACCAATCACGGTTCGCTCTCGGACCGCATCATGAACCGCTACGGCGATTCGCCGCTCGGCATGGTGGAGAGCGCCTTGGAGTTCGCCCGCATTGCACGGGAGATGGACTACCACAATTTCGTCTTCTCGATGAAGGCCTCGAACCCGAAGGTCATGATCGAGGCTTACCGCCTCCTCGTCGCTCGTCTCGGTCAGGAAGGCTCGGATTGGAACTACCCCATCCACCTCGGCGTCACCGAGGCTGGCGATGGCGAGGATGGCCGTATCAAGAGCGCCATCGGCATCGGCTCGCTGCTTGCCGACGGCATCGGTGATACGATCCGCGTCTCGCTTACCGAGGACCCCGTGTTTGAAGTCCCCGTGGCGCAGGCCCTTGCCGCTCCTTTCCAGCAGAAGCCATCCGTGGTGGAGCAGCACGATCTCGTCCCCTCCTACGATCCCTTCTCCTATGAACGCCGTAAGTCCGGCGTGATGGAGGTCATGGGTCATGAACTCGGCGGGGACAAAACCGTTCGCGTCTTCACCACCCAAGAGAAGTGGAACGCCGTCGCCCACAAGATCGCGAAGATGGGCGACTTCAAGCCGGAGATCATCCTCGAGAAGTCCGGCGTCGTCGCCATCGACCCGCGGGATGAGGCGGCGCTCTCCGCGCTGAACCATGGCACGGCGACGCAACTTGTCACCGTGGCGGATGGCGTCGATCTCGATGTCATCGCTGCCTTCCGCATGCTCGCCTTCCGTCTTGATGCGCGGCACCCCATCCTGCTCAAGGATACCCTGACCCCCGCCACGGAAAGCGGTGATTTCGTCGAGACCCTCCTTGTTGCCGCCCGTCACATCGGCTCTCTGCTTTGCGATGGCATCGGTGATGCGGTGATCATCCAGTGCGAGCCCGCTCCCGGCCAATCCCTACGTCTCTCGTACAACATTCTTCAGGCCGCCGGCACCCGCATCTTCAAGACGGACTACGTCGCCTGCCCGAGCTGCGGTCGCACGCTCTTCAATCTCCAGAGCACCACCCAGAAGATCCGCGCCTCCACCGGTCACCTCAAGGGCGTGCGCATCGCTGTCATGGGCTGCATCGTGAACGGCCCCGGCGAGATGGCGGACGCGGATTTCGGCTACGTCGGCGGCGCCCCGGGCAAGATCAACCTCTACGTCGGCAAGCAGGCGGTGAAGTTCAACATCCCGGAGGCCGAGGCCGTCGAGCGTCTCATCGATCTCATCCGCGAGCATGGCAAGTGGATCGACGCCCCCACCGGCGAAACCGTCGAAGTCTGA
- the clpS gene encoding ATP-dependent Clp protease adapter ClpS: MSDTLVQTIEDVSLDVPWNVVVHDDPVNLMSYVTLVLMKIFGYPENRASAMMMEVHKRGRSIVWTGEREKAEFYTQQLQAHQLKTSMEKAE; the protein is encoded by the coding sequence ATGTCCGACACCCTCGTCCAGACGATCGAAGACGTCTCGCTCGATGTTCCTTGGAATGTCGTGGTCCATGACGATCCCGTGAATCTGATGAGCTACGTCACGCTCGTGCTGATGAAGATCTTCGGCTACCCGGAGAACCGCGCTTCCGCCATGATGATGGAAGTCCACAAGCGCGGCCGCTCCATCGTGTGGACCGGCGAGCGCGAAAAGGCCGAGTTCTATACCCAGCAGCTTCAGGCCCATCAGTTGAAGACCTCCATGGAGAAAGCGGAATGA